The following coding sequences lie in one Eubacterium ventriosum genomic window:
- a CDS encoding YesL family protein, with product MFGIDSKFYEVVSKIADLVVVNLLFVLCSLPIITIGASTTALYGVTKKMAENREGYIFRNYFRLFKENFKQSTIMWIILLLLALIITIDLYIINSFEKTIVTTALKGLMLAAALAILFVFLYAMALQSTFENTIKNTLKNAFLMGIGYFPWTLLIVFITLLPIILLVLLGRSAGSVVYVMLFVGFAVLAYLNSYIFNHIFKRYM from the coding sequence GTGTTTGGAATAGACAGTAAATTTTATGAAGTGGTATCAAAAATAGCGGATTTGGTAGTTGTAAATTTGTTATTTGTTTTATGCTCATTGCCTATAATTACTATAGGTGCTTCAACTACAGCACTTTACGGGGTGACCAAGAAGATGGCAGAAAACAGAGAAGGATATATTTTCAGAAACTATTTCAGACTGTTTAAAGAGAATTTTAAACAGTCAACAATTATGTGGATTATATTATTATTGTTGGCATTAATAATAACAATTGATTTGTACATAATTAATAGTTTTGAAAAAACAATAGTAACAACAGCGCTAAAAGGTTTAATGCTTGCAGCAGCGCTTGCTATTTTGTTTGTGTTTTTATATGCAATGGCACTTCAAAGTACATTTGAAAATACCATCAAAAACACACTGAAAAACGCTTTCCTTATGGGAATAGGATATTTCCCATGGACACTGTTAATAGTATTTATAACATTGTTGCCTATTATATTGCTTGTGCTATTAGGTAGATCCGCAGGAAGCGTTGTTTATGTAATGCTGTTTGTGGGATTCGCAGTGCTTGCCTATTTAAATTCATATATATTCAATCACATCTTTAAGAGGTATATGTGA
- a CDS encoding chloride channel protein produces MEIEKSNVNIKITLGIKYIAMALLIGIIVGIVDTIFGRGLLAISDFRTANYKYLIPFLPIAGLFIVWMYSYFSKVSLKGMTLVFEAGQNKRDSIPMALVPLVMIGTWITHLFGGSAGREGVAVQIGATLSHYMGRKLKTPDNSRIMLITGMAAGFGGLFQTPLAATFFAMEVIVAGYMDYQALLPAITAAFVASFTSHSLGLEKFAVELNETINMSDAKTVIIIIILGLAFGIVGRIFSYLLQLLKKIMAEKIVNPYLRIGLVSIPLAIILLLLWQGRYSGLGTNLILNAFNNGEIFLADWLLKLLLTVLTLSIGFQGGEVTPLFSIGASLGIILGSFLGISPMLCAALGYAAVFGSATNTLMAPIMLGIEVFGGNNMLASVVVCSLAYVVNGNRSIYGAQENIDKIISR; encoded by the coding sequence ATGGAAATAGAAAAAAGCAATGTCAACATTAAAATTACGCTTGGCATTAAGTACATAGCAATGGCATTGCTTATTGGTATTATTGTCGGAATAGTGGACACAATTTTTGGCAGAGGATTACTTGCCATTTCAGATTTTAGGACAGCTAATTACAAATATCTGATACCTTTTTTGCCAATAGCAGGTTTGTTTATTGTTTGGATGTATTCATATTTTAGCAAGGTTAGTCTAAAGGGAATGACTTTGGTTTTTGAGGCAGGACAGAATAAAAGGGATTCAATCCCTATGGCTTTGGTACCACTTGTAATGATTGGTACTTGGATTACCCATTTGTTTGGCGGAAGTGCAGGAAGAGAAGGTGTGGCGGTTCAGATAGGTGCAACATTGTCGCATTATATGGGAAGAAAGTTAAAAACTCCTGATAATAGCAGGATTATGTTAATAACCGGTATGGCAGCAGGTTTTGGTGGATTATTTCAGACACCGTTGGCGGCAACTTTCTTTGCAATGGAAGTAATTGTGGCAGGTTACATGGATTATCAGGCATTGCTCCCGGCAATAACGGCAGCTTTTGTGGCATCCTTTACATCACATTCTTTGGGACTGGAAAAGTTTGCAGTAGAATTAAATGAAACAATTAATATGTCAGATGCAAAAACAGTAATTATAATCATAATTTTAGGGTTAGCATTTGGAATTGTAGGAAGAATTTTTTCTTATTTACTTCAATTACTGAAAAAAATAATGGCTGAAAAAATTGTAAATCCATACTTAAGAATAGGCTTGGTTTCAATACCATTGGCAATAATTTTATTATTACTTTGGCAGGGCAGATACAGCGGACTTGGCACAAATTTAATTTTAAATGCATTTAATAATGGAGAAATTTTTCTGGCGGATTGGTTACTTAAATTGTTGCTTACAGTTTTAACTTTATCAATAGGATTTCAGGGAGGAGAGGTTACACCATTATTTTCAATTGGAGCTTCTCTTGGAATAATACTTGGTAGCTTTCTTGGAATTTCTCCGATGTTATGTGCAGCACTTGGTTATGCGGCAGTTTTTGGCAGTGCCACTAATACATTAATGGCACCGATTATGCTTGGAATAGAGGTTTTTGGTGGAAACAATATGCTTGCATCTGTGGTAGTATGCAGTCTTGCTTACGTTGTAAATGGCAATAGATCCATATATGGAGCACAGGAAAATATTGACAAAATCATTAGCAGATAG
- the eno gene encoding phosphopyruvate hydratase, whose product MNYLEIEKVIGREILDSRGNPTVEAEVYLADGTIGRGTAPSGASTGEFEALELRDGDKNRYLGKGVQKAVENINTIINDTLIGMDASDIYAVDKAMIDADGTKGKTKLGANAILAVSIASARAAAISLDIPLYRFLGGISGNRLPVPMMNIVNGGCHALSSGLDVQEFMIMPVGAPSFKECLRWCAEVFHALAEILKERGLATSVGDEGGFAPALKSDEEAIETILEAVKKAGYEPGKDFKIAMDAASSEWKSEKGKGYYKLPKAGTEYTAEELIEHWAKLCEKYPIISIEDGLDEEDWEGWKKLTDRLGDKVQLVGDDLFVTNTERLAKGIEMGAGNAILIKLNQIGSVSETLEAIKMAHKAGYTAISSHRSGETADTTIADLAVALNTCQIKTGAPSRSERVAKYNQLLRIEEELGDSAVYPGIKAFNVK is encoded by the coding sequence ATGAATTATTTGGAAATTGAAAAGGTTATTGGAAGAGAAATTTTAGATTCAAGAGGAAATCCAACCGTAGAAGCTGAAGTATATTTGGCAGATGGAACTATTGGAAGAGGAACTGCACCTAGTGGAGCATCTACAGGTGAGTTTGAGGCTTTAGAGCTTAGAGATGGTGATAAAAACAGATATTTAGGTAAGGGCGTTCAGAAAGCTGTAGAAAATATTAATACAATTATAAATGATACTCTTATTGGAATGGATGCATCAGATATTTATGCAGTAGATAAGGCTATGATTGATGCAGATGGAACTAAGGGAAAGACAAAACTTGGAGCAAATGCTATTCTTGCAGTATCAATTGCATCAGCAAGAGCAGCAGCAATCTCGTTAGATATTCCACTTTATAGATTTTTAGGTGGTATTTCAGGAAATAGATTACCAGTACCAATGATGAACATTGTTAATGGTGGTTGCCATGCTTTATCATCAGGATTAGACGTACAGGAATTTATGATTATGCCTGTAGGAGCACCTTCATTTAAAGAATGCTTAAGATGGTGTGCAGAAGTATTCCACGCTTTGGCAGAAATTTTAAAAGAAAGAGGATTAGCTACATCAGTTGGTGATGAAGGTGGTTTTGCGCCTGCACTTAAGTCTGATGAAGAAGCTATTGAAACAATTCTTGAAGCTGTAAAGAAAGCTGGATATGAACCTGGCAAAGATTTTAAGATTGCAATGGATGCAGCATCTTCAGAATGGAAGAGCGAAAAAGGTAAAGGATACTACAAGCTTCCAAAGGCAGGAACAGAGTATACAGCTGAAGAACTTATTGAACATTGGGCAAAATTATGCGAAAAATATCCTATCATTTCTATTGAAGACGGTCTTGATGAAGAAGATTGGGAAGGATGGAAGAAACTTACAGACAGACTTGGTGACAAGGTTCAGCTAGTAGGTGATGACTTATTTGTTACTAATACAGAAAGACTTGCAAAAGGTATTGAAATGGGTGCAGGTAATGCAATCCTTATCAAATTAAACCAGATTGGTTCTGTTTCAGAAACATTAGAAGCAATAAAGATGGCTCACAAGGCAGGCTACACAGCTATTTCATCACATCGCTCAGGTGAAACAGCAGACACAACAATTGCTGACCTTGCAGTAGCACTTAACACTTGCCAGATTAAGACAGGTGCACCAAGCAGAAGTGAACGTGTGGCTAAGTACAACCAGCTTCTTAGAATTGAAGAAGAATTAGGCGATAGTGCAGTTTATCCTGGAATAAAAGCATTTAACGTAAAATAA